In the genome of Fusarium poae strain DAOMC 252244 chromosome 1, whole genome shotgun sequence, the window GAAACGCTCCTCACCGAGCTCAGCACGGAGATACGGCAAGCCTACCAGATTTTCTTGCCAAACTTTGTCAAGAGTCAGCAGAACGCACCGCAGGGAAAGCAAATCGATTTGGCGGTCAAGTCGACCCGTTCGCAGATAGAACTCTCCATGCTTCTGTCAGGATCACCCCCTTCGGCGTTTATCCAGATTATCAAGAAGTTCTTCGCCACAGACCTTCCGTCGTTTCGAAACGCTGTAGATCCGGGCCGACTATTCTTTGCAAATTACGATCTTCTCGAGGTCCAGGATGACGAACACAGCTTGGCAGCGAAGAAAGCACGGGGCATGCTTTATGTCGATGTATTCAAGCGGATGCAGATCAGACCCTCCCCCAACAAACAGTGGAGGCGCTGCTCGAGGTGCACTGCTGTGATGGAGGATATCTTTGGAAGTAGACCTGGGTTTACGTTTGTCCTGGCACAGCAGCGCAAATGTTCTTGTGGAGGGCAATGGACATTGCTTCCCAAGGGGACCGTTGCGTGAGTCAATTATGGATAAAAGGCGTTTATATTGGTTGCAGAAACTGGTGCATGGTGTTGCTGAAATGGAAGTATATCACGAAATAGTCTCATAATACAGAAGCTTAGGAATACGCATAGTTCACTTTTTTGGTAGGCCACTACAATATCGTGCTTTTTTCTCCTTTCACAGCAATGTATTAACTAGTATATTCCTTCTGGTGTATCTCAATGAGTGATTAGTAGTGTTGGCTCAACTCTCTATCTGATGATCATCATGCCTACCTTCATTGAAGGTCTGTTTCAGCACACATCTTCGCTGGTATTCCAGGTTGCTGGTACCTGTCACCTGCCACCTACTGGTGCGTGTCCCTGATCGAGGGTCTCGGCTAGTGTTCTCGACAGCAACTTTCTGCATAGCCATGTCTTACTAACCAGGGGCAACACATGGTTGTCATTGTGCCACCCCAACCCTAACAGCCTCCAGACTAAAACTCAGTCTCCGATACGAGAACCGTTTCTGAAGTCATCTGACAAACTAGCATTAGACCACCTTGCGTTAACCAAGTTCGTCGTGCCCTCGTATGTCGTGCATTGAAAACATGACACGATTCATGGCCAACGCGAAACGAATACCCTATAACAGCCCGACTGTATCAAGCATCGACTACTTGTTTTCAGAGAGAGGCAGCCTGTCAGCCCCCCATACCCCATGGGAAATTAGGATGTGATGGTGCCAGACTTGGTTTGGAGCAGTCGTCACAACAGCAACGATAGCGCCTCATTAGCTGATGTGATAAAAAGGAGTGTATTTAAGAAAGATCGATCTGCAATCAACAACTGGTACCGTCACAACTCCAAGCGCCACCTAATTTCGAGTCAGTGGGGGTTATCCAAGGTCGGTAGTTACATCTGCTGTCCTTTCAAGCACGTTTTCAATGTGCCATTGTGTGATAAAGCTGAAGCGTTACAGTGATTGTGTAAGAACTGTAAAGATCTGCGGTTCATGGTATTACCACTTGGACTGGATGTGAACGTTTCAGGACAAGTCTGCTGTTCAAGGTAACTTGGCTTGGTCTTGAGTTGCCAGGCACAAGCACAGATACCCTGTACTAAAATGTACCCCTGTCGTGATGATGTGCATCTTTATTAGACCAAGTGACTACAATGCTTGGCTTTCAATAGTGTTGGATAATTTGTGATCCATCTGTATGATAACGACAGTAGGCCAGGTCTTCCATCTTTGTATACATTACCATGAGAACAAATAATCATTCATCGCTAGAATCATTTACAATATCATCATCGGCTGTGTCATCCTCGACTGCCGATGACCCTGCCTGTCACGACAATAGAGTTCGAGCCAGTCGTGATCCGGATCTAAGGGAAGACCCTGAAAACGGACAGAGAATAGGTGTGTAACAAGGGACACCCTGCGATTCGAATCCGTTGTAACACTTGGACATTATCATCAGTCCACGAGATTTCAGCCTGTTGTTTTAGTGAACATGTTAAACAAGAGCCAAAGATGGAATCTCCTTTTAACAGGGCGCTTACTGAGAATTTAGTGCCCTCATCGCCAGTCATTCATAGAAAGCACAATCATTAAAGCTGTATAAAAAGAAACGGAGCTAGTCTGGAGTTGatacttaattattagatCATTCATGAATATTTGCTAGGCGCTAAACGCAACCAGTTGTGACCCATTTTGTTTGGTACTCTATAGCTCATTTGATACTCTTTAGCACCTCATTCGCTAAACTAGGGGCGCTACTTGAACCCCTGGATCATGAGGCGGTTGAGCTGAATGTGTTGCCGGAGAAATCAATGTTGTCCTGGCATCATACTCTGTCTGTACTGtatatacctaggtacctatacAAGACGGACTATTAATGGCAGTGGTACTTTTAGACACGGAGAATTTAAACTTGTGCATGgtagaaaaaaaagaaataagaaaaagaagaagaaaaaaaaaaaagagtttCCATCGTTTAACGTGCGGTTACACGCATATGCACAGAATCGTGGAAACGTTTCGATAGCCGCCGCCTTAATCTAACGGTAACACAATTTTCCGCCTCGCATCAGCTTTATTTTTCTAAAAAGAGGACGGCATGTGACTCGAAGAGGCCAAGGACATGCTTGAAATTCCAAATTTGGCATTATACCCTTGCGCCTGCCTTGTTCACATCTCGGCCTTTGAACGACAATGAGCAATTGAGCTACCTGAGGCATTGGTCACATATCGATCCATGACAAGATCGTTTCTCTCGTCCCATCTGGCCAACGAGACGAGATGAAGATATAGGGGACTTTTATGAGTCTAATTGAACGTGTCTATGCGCACTTGGAAAGGAGAAGAGTGATCTTCAAGACTTGGAAGGTGGTATCATGATTTGTGCCATAATCATCCACTATGAACCTAGGTAGGATTATAAAGCCTGAAATGGATTGAATGCCGTACCGCTCTTTGCGCGGCGCATGTAATTGGATCTTGTATCACCTCTAATATCAAGGTAGTACAGGCCGCTTCCCCCTGAAGGCTTTGTTATAGTAGCGCCTAGAAAAGGGCGCTAGTGCAGGTACTTTACGGCAAATCCCCCCCAATGGATCCCTTCCGTTGGTCACCACCTTCACCAGAACACCCTGGTTGTTTAATTGCAATTGGTTAGGCGATTAACCTTTCAGGTACAGAAATGCTTTGACTGGTTCATTGAGCGGCTATTAACTGTTGGGTTTTATTTCCCTTTGTTTTCCCATGATCCAATGCCATGCGAGTGTGTGATCTTGGAAAGTCAGCTCTAATATCAAGCCTCACCATTCCTTTTGAACCCTCACATGAGATTGGGAGATGCAGTTTGCCCCTCACATAATGATCGATCGGCCTTACAAAGTAAACTTACCTACGACCTTGCGGGGGTTTAGTGCAGGGGTACCTTCGTCATCATCGAATCGAATCCATGCCCCTTTTCCTAAACTAATTCGAGCTAAGCTTAGATCAAATGAAAACATTATTGGACCCCTGACCTTACAATCAACCGCCTAGACTACCTAAACTACTATCGTGCATAGTACCCAGCCATCGCTCCAAGCTCCTGTTCCCTTCGCTTCGTTCCTCTCCCAGGGGCCAaatttctcttctttccctTCCCTCACCCGTTGCTGATGATTGACCGACGCGCCTTATTCCGGTGATAAGACACCATCTACCTACCAACTGTACAGATTATACCACTTGTACAAAGTACTACCTGTAACTTATACCTGGCTTACTGGTGTGTCTGCGTCTGTGTCTGCGTCTGTGTTGCGTCGTGTCGTGCGACACACACCCTCTTCCGTTACAACCTCACCCCCACTCCTCACGCCTCTCTACCGTTCTCTCACTTCGCCCGCTCCTCTTACCGCcgtccaagaccaagacttgCTGTAAAGCGTCCTTTTGGTCCTGTGCTGTGCTTCGTAGCCTACTGGCGAGGACCGGTCGGTATATCTTCCAAATATGGAACCCGCCCTGGCTGCTTCCGCTCCGGGGTCTGGAGTAACGGAGCCTTCTGCATCTTCTGATACTCGTTCTGATACCAAGACACCTCCTGGCGCATCTGCAACTTCTGCTGCTGCAACCTCAACCTCTTATTACCCTGTCGATAATAACGCCGACTCTCGTCCGTCCTCTTCAGCATCGAGCCATTCGTTTCAACTCCAAAAACAATCAAACGTACCCGCTCCCGGTCCGCCATCTCCAGCAACTCTCGCTCGATCTCAGACGGCCGACGTCCTGCCCGGCTCGTCCTCCGTCCCCGGCCCCGACTCTGTCACCTCGCCTTCTGGTTCTGTTCAATCTTCTGGAGGCTTCATCAAGCGCAAGCCTCTCTCCTCGTCGGCATCGGCGATTGCTCTGCGCTTCTCGTCATCAGGATCACCTGTGCCGTCGCCCATTGACTTGCCATTGCCGAGCCAAAGGTTCTCTAGACCTGAACTTATCGACAGTCCTACCTTCTACGAATTTTCTTCCGCTTCTCGCAACGGGCCGCAAACCGCCCAGTGAGTTCTGCCCTCAACCATattctttgtttctttgtcGTCATGTCTCATATGCCCAACTTGTCTCCCCGGGTTTCCCTTGCAGATAGCGTTGCTGACCCGAATTCCTCTCTAGAGCTCCCGACGTCAACCTGGCGTCCCTTGCCGCGACAACCCCTGGAACACAGAACATTCCTGGACACAGCCCTACTGCCTCCAGCTCTGACTTCTCAGATGTCCTGGATGGGTATGACGATTTGATATCCGAATCTAAATCAGAATCTGGACCAGACGTTACCCGTGAGACTATCCTTGATGGGAGTGACACAGAAAACGATAACGACGAAAACGAAGACAAGAAAACCAAAAATATTGATTCGAGGGACAAAGAAATTGCCATTGTTCCCAACCCCGCTGAGCCAACACAGCCAAAAGACCACTCTGAAGTTGATGCTCAAAGAGCTCAATCGCCTTCATCCGATAATACTATATCACACCCGAAACTGGCCCCCGCTCCCATGTTTGTTCCAAAGCCAGCACCGCCCCATCTCAAGCTCGACAAGGTCACAATTGACGTTGCGAACTACGACTCATCACCGGATGATCCCCATTCACCATCGGGCCAAAATACACCATCGCCCCAGCTCAACAAACCTTTGCCCAAGTCGCCAGGCCAGAACTCACCGTTTGCTTCTCTCTTCAACTGGGCAGCGCCCTCACCTTCACCTTCTGCGACGGAATTTTCGTCCGCATATTCGCCGTTATCTCCTTCAAAGTACGGCGCAGCCAATGATACGGTTAGCAACCCTCAACCTGTCGATCAAGAATATGCCGCCAGTGTAACGGATATCTTGACCTATCGTAACTCATACTCATTGGTTCTACAGTCCCCCGCTTACGCACAAATTGACGAAATGGAAGACGAACTGAAAGCCATCAGCGCCGAGCTGGCAAGCTCCATTCGGCGCGAAATGGACCTGGAAGACCTGGTAGACCGGCTCCAGGAACAGATAAACAACCCTCAGGCCCCTGGTAAGAGGTCAAGCGATTACTACTCCGACTCGGGTTACAGCTCGGCAAAGTTGAGCGAGGCCGAGCCGAGTCGAGAGGAACTTGAAAAGGTTCAAAGGAGGTCTGAACAAGAGAAGGCTTCGATCAGATTAGAACTCACAAACAAACTCCAAGATGAGAGGgggagaagaaaagagcttGATCAGCAGATCAAGTCGCTTGCTGAAAAGGCGTCGCAAGTTGACCTTGCCCAAATGAACAACCAAGACGCTAGCGGACGATTAAAGGATCTTGAGACCACCTGCGGCGACCTCAGGAGGCGATTGTCGGAGGAGCGTGTTGTCAAGAACAACTTTGAGGACCTCATCAACGCTATCCGAGGAGAGCTTCACGAGGCCACCAGCGAGCGAGACAACCTCCGCGACGAGGTTGTTCCTCAGCTAAGGGCTCGTGTCGAGGGCCTTGAGATTGAGGCTGCTGAATACTCCAACTTGACCTATGAGTCTTCAAAAATGCAGCAGGAGCTTCACATGCTGAGGAAGGAATACGACGTGCTGCGAAGCGGATCAAGACCTGGTTCCCCTACGCCGTCGCTCAATAACACTCGCATGTCTCGTGCCATGTCTGGTGGCTTCGGTGGCGGTCTTGCCAGATCCAACTCGGTCGCCACTGGCTCGTTCCGTGGCCAGCGTCCTTCAGGCCTGTCCAGATCTAACAGTGTTAAAAACGTGCAGACCGAGTCCAGAGAAGCACTTTCGGAGAGATTAAAGGATGTCGAGGCTCAGAGAGATGCCCTCCACAGCGCCCTGAAGAACCTTCTCGACCGTCAGGAGTTCCAAAACCGCGAaaacgagaagaagattaGAATGTTGCAGAACGAGCGGGAGAGGCTCCTTTCAGCAAACCCACGCAAGGCCGGCTTCGAACGAGAAATATCTAACCTTCGTACTGAGATCAATGTTTTGCGTCGCCGAGCTGAAGATGCCCTTGAGCAGAAGTGGCAGGTGGAAAGCGGCCTTGGTGGTCTCAAAATGGATCTGGACAAGGCAGAGCAGGAAATTGCCCTACTTCGCGCTCTcttggaggagaaggatatCCTTATCCCCCCCTCCTTCGCCCGTTCAAGTGGCTCAAGCACTGGCAGCAACTCATTCGGTAGCACACCAGTAACATCCGAGTCGCTTGCAAAGGCATACGACCAATTGAAGGCCGCCTATGCCGAATCACTTGAAAGAATCAAGGAACTCGAGAACGAGACCGGTGCGGATGAGAAGACCCAGCTTGCTGTCGAGCGTCTCGAGCACACTCTTTCCATTGCAGTCTCTGAGCGCGATGCCGCCAAGTTTGAAATTGACAGCCTCAGAAATCAGTACGAGACGACGAGCGAACTTGAGACCAAGGGTATCGAGAGTGAACGTGCTCTTGCCGATGAGCTCAACGACTCGGCCCGTCGGGTTGGAGAGCTCGCCTCTCAAgtccagcagcagcttgcAGCTAATGCACAGCTCCGGGAGCGCCTCTCCAACGCTGTTATTCGAGGCGACAACGATCGCAAGAGCAACTCGGACCGCATTGCTGCCCTTCAAGTTAGCCTCAAGTCCATGGAGGAGAAGCTTATTGCTGCCCAAACAGCATCTGAAGATCGAGTTAACCGTCATGAGGAAGAGATTACTGCTATCCGCGACGCCCATAATGCTCAGCTCCAGCGCATGAGCAACAATGCCAGCTTCTATGGCCCTCGTTCTCCCAGTTTCCAGGCCAACCGCAAGCCATCACTGCTCAGCCCGATCTCGCCTCGATTCCCCGGGTCGCTCCGGTCCCCACGCTTGAGCGAGAAGTCCTTCGAGGAAGCTGCGCAGATGGAGGCACTCCGTCAGCGAGTGACTGAGCTGGAAAAGGCGCTCGAGGATGCCGAGAAGGATATGCAAGACGTCATTGCCAGAATGAGCACAGCTCAGATTGAGGTACTCACCCTTCAAGATGAGCGAGAGGCTGCTGTTCGTGAAACACGACGCCTTCAAAAACTCCTTGAGGAAGAGCGAGTTAAGTCTTTTGAGGACAGATTCAGGACGCTCAGTGGCAACGTCTAAAAGAGAAGGATTGAAGGAAAATAACAGCAAGACCACATTAATTGGAGTATTATGATGGGAGTACCTTTTACAGTTGGTGCTCGTAATGCATTTAGCGACCCGGAGTTGTTGCTTTTTACCTATTATCATTGTTCAGTAATGATTATCAGCAGCCAGAACGGCTGCGCACTTTCTACTCGGCTTTTTATCGAGTCTTGGAGTACTATTTTGGGTACTTATTCTGGTGGTAGTATCACCGCGTCTTACATACATACGCGTGCATTGGAAAAAGGAGCATTTGGGAAAGGATTTTTGGACACCTGGTTTACACCAAACACGATCCACAAAAGGGACGTGGTTTGTCAAGTATATGTAATGTTTTGTATTCTTGTTTGGCTATTGGTGAGGGATCGCGTGCCCGTTTGTATCATATAAGGATAGAAGGCCAGACAAGAAACTGTCTACAGCACAGTAATAAATGCTTCAACACATCCTCTCGAGTTATTCTCTTAGACTAGGGTAATTAGTGAATCATCCAAGAGTTACTTAAAGTCAAAGTACAAAAATTAGGCATTATTGCATAAACTCAA includes:
- a CDS encoding hypothetical protein (BUSCO:5961at5125), whose amino-acid sequence is MEPALAASAPGSGVTEPSASSDTRSDTKTPPGASATSAAATSTSYYPVDNNADSRPSSSASSHSFQLQKQSNVPAPGPPSPATLARSQTADVLPGSSSVPGPDSVTSPSGSVQSSGGFIKRKPLSSSASAIALRFSSSGSPVPSPIDLPLPSQRFSRPELIDSPTFYEFSSASRNGPQTAQAPDVNLASLAATTPGTQNIPGHSPTASSSDFSDVLDGYDDLISESKSESGPDVTRETILDGSDTENDNDENEDKKTKNIDSRDKEIAIVPNPAEPTQPKDHSEVDAQRAQSPSSDNTISHPKLAPAPMFVPKPAPPHLKLDKVTIDVANYDSSPDDPHSPSGQNTPSPQLNKPLPKSPGQNSPFASLFNWAAPSPSPSATEFSSAYSPLSPSKYGAANDTVSNPQPVDQEYAASSPAYAQIDEMEDELKAISAELASSIRREMDLEDLVDRLQEQINNPQAPGKRSSDYYSDSGYSSAKLSEAEPSREELEKVQRRSEQEKASIRLELTNKLQDERGRRKELDQQIKSLAEKASQVDLAQMNNQDASGRLKDLETTCGDLRRRLSEERVVKNNFEDLINAIRGELHEATSERDNLRDEVVPQLRARVEGLEIEAAEYSNLTYESSKMQQELHMLRKEYDVLRSGSRPGSPTPSLNNTRMSRAMSGGFGGGLARSNSVATGSFRGQRPSGLSRSNSVKNVQTESREALSERLKDVEAQRDALHSALKNLLDRQEFQNRENEKKIRMLQNERERLLSANPRKAGFEREISNLRTEINVLRRRAEDALEQKWQVESGLGGLKMDLDKAEQEIALLRALLEEKDILIPPSFARSSGSSTGSNSFGSTPVTSESLAKAYDQLKAAYAESLERIKELENETGADEKTQLAVERLEHTLSIAVSERDAAKFEIDSLRNQYETTSELETKGIESERALADELNDSARRVGELASQVQQQLAANAQLRERLSNAVIRGDNDRKSNSDRIAALQVSLKSMEEKLIAAQTASEDRVNRHEEEITAIRDAHNAQLQRMSNNASFYGPRSPSFQANRKPSLLSPISPRFPGSLRSPRLSEKSFEEAAQMEALRQRVTELEKALEDAEKDMQDVIARMSTAQIEVLTLQDEREAAVRETRRLQKLLEEERVKSFEDRFRTLSGNV